The Chryseobacterium geocarposphaerae genome has a window encoding:
- a CDS encoding sugar phosphate nucleotidyltransferase encodes MKIIVPMAGRGSRLRPHTLTVPKPLIPIAGKPIVQRLVEDIAKVAGEKIEEVAFIIGDFGPEIEKSLIQIAEKLGAKGSIYYQLDPLGTAHSLKCAEASMTGNVVVAYADTLFRADFQLDKNSDGVIWVKSVEDPSAFGVVKLDNYGFITDFVEKPTTFVSDLAIIGIYYFNSAEKLMDEINYIMDNDIKNGGEYQLTTALENLRAKGAKFTLGKVNDWMDCGNKNATVETNSKILEYEKEEMSHFPASAQIENSLIIQPCFIGENVKISNSKIGPGVSLGNNTVVVNSNIENSLIQENTRINHGNLSNSMIGNSAQYFGVAREISLGDYSVLDFLSK; translated from the coding sequence ATGAAAATTATTGTTCCGATGGCTGGACGTGGTTCCAGATTGCGTCCACATACATTAACAGTTCCAAAACCTCTAATTCCTATTGCAGGAAAGCCGATCGTACAAAGATTGGTGGAAGATATTGCTAAAGTTGCTGGAGAGAAAATCGAGGAAGTAGCTTTTATCATTGGAGATTTTGGTCCCGAGATTGAAAAGTCTCTTATTCAAATTGCAGAAAAATTGGGGGCCAAAGGAAGCATTTACTATCAATTAGACCCTTTAGGAACGGCTCATTCTTTGAAGTGTGCTGAAGCATCAATGACAGGAAATGTTGTAGTTGCTTATGCAGACACCTTATTCAGAGCTGATTTCCAATTAGATAAAAATTCAGACGGTGTTATTTGGGTAAAAAGTGTAGAAGACCCGTCAGCTTTTGGAGTGGTAAAATTAGATAACTACGGTTTCATCACAGATTTCGTAGAAAAACCGACAACTTTCGTTTCAGATCTGGCAATCATTGGGATTTATTATTTCAACAGTGCTGAAAAACTGATGGACGAAATCAATTATATCATGGATAATGATATTAAAAACGGTGGTGAATACCAATTAACAACAGCGTTGGAAAACCTGAGAGCAAAAGGAGCAAAATTTACTTTAGGAAAAGTAAACGACTGGATGGATTGTGGAAATAAAAATGCTACCGTAGAAACCAACAGCAAAATTTTAGAATACGAAAAAGAGGAAATGTCTCACTTCCCAGCTTCTGCTCAAATAGAAAACTCGTTGATTATTCAGCCATGCTTTATTGGTGAAAATGTAAAGATTTCAAATTCTAAAATTGGACCGGGAGTTTCTTTGGGCAATAATACAGTAGTGGTCAATTCCAATATTGAAAATTCATTGATTCAGGAAAATACCAGAATCAATCATGGGAATTTATCCAATTCAATGATCGGAAATTCGGCTCAGTATTTTGGTGTAGCAAGAGAAATTTCTTTAGGAGACTATTCAGTCCTGGATTTTTTGTCTAAATAA
- a CDS encoding DUF4292 domain-containing protein — MNKWIASILFILVLFSCKTRKTVEQSTEGKDSIQVEKPKDNEPIDTGENLHDPLTFYEKVYIHPQFEYLKINSKITADNIKVSPLDATIYIETDKKIFASINFLFINAARALITPEGIKAMDKYNKNYIDSDFDYLNNLLNVNFIDYKNLEKLLIGRTFFTIKGRNSRITQNMQGYQLSSISNIKIETGETTREYKIVLQYSPEYDLMQAKLQDANSEDSLEILYDGWETYQDEIRLPKNVKIIIKGSKNSQILLENTKFDFSRMDTRYNVPSNYKKIEIK, encoded by the coding sequence ATGAACAAATGGATCGCCTCAATACTTTTTATTCTGGTTTTATTTTCTTGTAAGACCAGAAAAACCGTTGAACAAAGCACGGAAGGAAAAGACAGTATTCAAGTAGAAAAACCTAAAGACAATGAGCCAATAGATACAGGTGAAAATTTACATGATCCTCTGACTTTTTATGAAAAGGTTTATATTCACCCTCAATTTGAGTATCTTAAAATAAACAGTAAAATTACTGCTGACAACATCAAGGTAAGTCCTTTAGATGCTACTATTTATATAGAAACGGATAAAAAAATATTTGCTTCCATCAACTTCTTGTTTATTAATGCCGCTCGTGCGCTTATTACTCCGGAAGGAATAAAAGCCATGGATAAATACAATAAAAACTATATTGATTCCGATTTTGATTATCTCAATAATTTATTAAATGTAAATTTCATAGATTATAAGAATTTAGAAAAACTTCTGATAGGAAGAACTTTTTTTACAATTAAAGGTAGAAACTCCCGGATTACTCAAAACATGCAGGGATATCAGCTTTCCTCTATTTCCAATATAAAAATAGAAACAGGAGAAACAACAAGAGAGTATAAAATAGTCCTTCAGTATTCCCCTGAATATGATCTTATGCAAGCCAAACTCCAGGATGCAAATTCCGAAGATTCTTTAGAAATTCTGTATGATGGTTGGGAAACTTATCAGGATGAAATCCGACTTCCAAAAAATGTTAAAATAATTATAAAAGGATCAAAAAACAGTCAAATTCTGCTGGAAAATACGAAATTTGATTTTTCGAGGATGGATACACGCTATAATGTCCCATCTAATTATAAGAAAATTGAGATTAAATGA
- a CDS encoding murein hydrolase activator EnvC family protein — protein MIKKFSFLIGILLFGLHFGQDKQKKEQLQKQNAELKKQIAQINNDLAKTRSESKLSIAYLTNVNKKLVLREKVYNNTQKEKRFIEDEIYLRQLEINRQNRELAILRKNYAEVLVNAYKNKGVQNKVTFILSSKNLGEALRRVQYLKQYSDYQDKKAAEITTAAAQIQKSIAQKKKSADEKENLLITQKKDLTTINVERAQKEQLVAEFKKNESKLTAELKQKQTQSKALEGQIRAIIAEEIRIAKAEEEARKKAEAEKIRLAKIAAEREKARIEAEAKAKAEALERERKLAEAEAKKASELAAKRAEEERKRTEEAAKAEASARDEARKVAAKKASDEAALKAKEATDKLNAARAAEDALARKKEADKKAAESKAMTNFGVSTSAGNNFAANKGKLGMPISGTITHRFGRQPHPVFKNIMEENNGIKISVSKGAVARCVFPGTVSSVLPASDGTKTVVIKHGDYFTIYSNLSGNSVSKNQQVSAGTPVGTVAQDFDGTYTLDFQVWNGSTPVDPLGWVSY, from the coding sequence ATGATTAAAAAATTTAGCTTTTTAATAGGTATTTTATTGTTTGGATTGCACTTCGGGCAAGATAAACAAAAGAAGGAACAGCTCCAAAAGCAAAATGCCGAACTAAAAAAACAAATTGCACAGATAAACAATGATTTAGCTAAAACAAGAAGTGAATCAAAGCTCTCTATTGCCTATCTTACGAATGTCAATAAAAAATTAGTATTAAGAGAAAAAGTTTACAACAATACTCAAAAAGAAAAGAGATTTATTGAAGATGAAATCTATTTACGTCAATTAGAAATCAATCGTCAAAATAGAGAACTTGCCATCTTAAGAAAGAATTACGCAGAAGTTTTAGTAAACGCCTATAAAAATAAAGGGGTACAGAATAAAGTCACCTTCATTCTTTCATCAAAAAATTTAGGTGAAGCGCTTAGAAGGGTACAATATTTAAAGCAATACTCTGACTATCAAGATAAAAAAGCAGCTGAAATAACTACTGCTGCCGCACAAATACAAAAATCTATTGCTCAGAAAAAGAAATCTGCAGATGAAAAGGAAAATCTACTGATCACACAGAAAAAAGATTTGACTACCATTAATGTAGAACGTGCACAAAAGGAACAGCTAGTTGCAGAATTTAAAAAGAACGAATCCAAACTCACTGCTGAGCTCAAACAAAAACAAACTCAATCTAAAGCTCTGGAAGGACAAATCAGAGCTATTATTGCTGAAGAAATACGAATAGCAAAAGCAGAAGAAGAAGCCAGAAAAAAAGCGGAAGCGGAAAAAATCCGTTTGGCAAAGATAGCAGCTGAAAGAGAAAAAGCAAGAATAGAAGCGGAAGCTAAGGCTAAAGCGGAAGCATTGGAAAGAGAAAGGAAATTGGCGGAAGCGGAAGCCAAAAAAGCATCTGAATTAGCTGCTAAACGTGCTGAAGAAGAAAGAAAGCGTACTGAAGAAGCAGCAAAAGCAGAAGCCAGCGCAAGAGACGAAGCTAGAAAAGTAGCCGCTAAAAAAGCATCTGATGAAGCAGCCTTAAAAGCTAAAGAAGCAACTGATAAATTAAATGCAGCCAGAGCAGCCGAAGATGCTTTAGCCAGAAAAAAAGAAGCAGATAAAAAAGCTGCAGAATCAAAGGCAATGACTAATTTCGGCGTTTCTACATCTGCCGGAAATAACTTTGCCGCTAATAAAGGTAAATTAGGCATGCCAATCTCAGGAACCATTACTCACCGATTTGGAAGACAACCTCACCCGGTGTTTAAAAATATTATGGAAGAGAATAACGGGATTAAAATATCCGTATCAAAAGGAGCCGTGGCAAGATGCGTATTCCCAGGAACCGTTTCCTCAGTACTGCCTGCTTCAGATGGAACCAAAACTGTGGTAATTAAGCACGGTGACTATTTTACTATTTATTCTAATCTGAGCGGTAACTCTGTATCTAAAAATCAACAGGTTTCAGCAGGGACTCCGGTGGGTACTGTAGCTCAGGATTTTGACGGAACGTATACTCTTGATTTTCAGGTATGGAATGGCAGCACACCAGTTGATCCATTAGGTTGGGTTTCTTATTAA
- a CDS encoding twin-arginine translocase TatA/TatE family subunit, which produces MNTLTILALSWQHILIVAILLVLLFGGKKIPELMRGVGSGIKEFKDAVKEEDKPGSENKNSSSNNNTNSSN; this is translated from the coding sequence ATGAATACACTAACAATATTAGCCTTATCTTGGCAACACATCCTGATTGTAGCAATACTGCTTGTATTACTTTTCGGAGGTAAGAAAATCCCTGAATTGATGAGAGGAGTTGGTTCTGGTATTAAAGAATTTAAAGACGCTGTAAAAGAAGAAGACAAGCCTGGTTCTGAAAACAAAAACTCTTCTTCAAACAACAATACGAATTCTAGCAACTAA
- a CDS encoding DUF4254 domain-containing protein has protein sequence MNFTEIAWNIFNQSIEDYHVLDNVNTLINNPYEKDSLERILYAKNWIDTVQWHLEDIIRDENIDPTEALHLKRTIDQSNQKRTDLVEFIDSWFLKKYENIIPKSDAKINTETPAWAVDRLSILALKIYHMSLEANRESASEEHRLNCQEKLNVLLMQKEDLSASINQLLADIENGSVKMKVYKQMKMYNDESLNPILYQKGQQK, from the coding sequence ATGAATTTTACAGAAATTGCATGGAATATCTTCAATCAGTCTATTGAAGATTATCACGTGCTTGATAACGTCAACACTCTAATTAACAATCCATACGAAAAAGACAGTTTGGAACGGATTTTGTATGCAAAGAACTGGATTGATACCGTTCAATGGCATTTGGAAGATATAATTAGAGATGAAAATATTGATCCGACTGAAGCTCTTCACCTGAAGAGAACTATAGACCAATCAAATCAAAAAAGAACCGATTTAGTGGAGTTTATAGACAGTTGGTTCCTAAAAAAATACGAAAATATAATTCCTAAATCTGATGCGAAAATCAATACAGAAACTCCCGCTTGGGCAGTGGACAGATTATCAATACTTGCATTAAAGATTTATCATATGTCGTTAGAAGCCAACAGAGAATCTGCTTCTGAGGAGCATCGTTTAAATTGTCAGGAAAAATTAAACGTCCTTCTTATGCAAAAAGAAGATTTATCGGCTTCTATCAATCAGTTGCTTGCTGATATTGAGAACGGTAGCGTTAAGATGAAAGTGTACAAACAGATGAAAATGTACAACGATGAAAGTCTTAACCCAATCCTGTATCAAAAGGGGCAGCAAAAATGA
- the ribA gene encoding GTP cyclohydrolase II, whose translation MIKIQAEANVPTEHGTFRMIAFSENENDWMPHMAILAENTDFSKPVNVRFHSECITGEVFHSKKCECGQQLDAAMKYIHENGGVIIYLRQEGRNIGIINKLKAYSLQEKGFDTVEANLKLGLPADDRNFGVAIEILNLLDIKDINLLTNNPEKVKYVTESNIHLNSRIPLQIPANEISKWYLKTKKDYFGHLLDDNDN comes from the coding sequence ATGATTAAAATTCAGGCGGAAGCTAACGTTCCTACAGAACACGGCACTTTCCGAATGATCGCGTTCTCCGAAAACGAAAATGACTGGATGCCACACATGGCTATTTTAGCTGAGAATACAGACTTTTCTAAGCCAGTTAATGTGCGTTTTCACTCAGAGTGTATTACCGGAGAAGTTTTCCATTCAAAAAAATGTGAATGTGGACAGCAATTAGACGCTGCCATGAAATATATCCACGAAAATGGCGGGGTTATCATTTACCTTAGACAAGAAGGTCGAAATATAGGTATTATCAATAAGTTAAAAGCGTATTCCCTCCAGGAAAAAGGATTTGATACCGTGGAAGCCAATCTGAAACTGGGACTTCCTGCAGACGACAGAAACTTTGGTGTTGCCATAGAGATATTAAACCTTTTGGATATAAAAGATATTAATCTTCTTACCAATAATCCAGAGAAAGTAAAATATGTTACGGAGAGTAATATACATCTTAACTCAAGAATTCCCTTACAAATTCCAGCTAATGAAATCAGCAAATGGTATCTGAAAACAAAGAAAGATTATTTTGGTCATCTGCTTGATGATAATGATAACTGA
- a CDS encoding glycoside hydrolase family 3 protein gives MNKSVLNLLFIFILISCATNAQYQPKNTSKADLDKAQQWVNKTYNSLSQDEKLGQLFIVALYTNKDDNHINQIRNIVVNDKIGGLILMQDDAAKEINLVNEFQQKSKVPLMIGMDAEWGLYQRIAAAHKFPWAMTLGAIQDKNLIYQMASKIAEDCKRMGINWDFAPVVDVNTNPNNPIIGNRSFGSEVQNVINSASAYANGLQDHNILAAIKHFPGHGDTSTDSHLDLPVVSHNLERLNTIELAPFKALMNKGIGGVMVAHLYVPNLESGKGIPASVSKNIITGLLKEKLGYKGLIITDALNMGAVANKYNPGELDALAFKAGNDIMLFSQGVAEGKKLIQKAIDNGEIPQSRVEESVKKILLTKYFLGLDKYSPKDPENINFDLNNDTHKTLVQNLYSNALTLLKDDKKLLPLNGKQIYYIPLEEAPYQTFATQLGSNVILKKSNEINTIPANSTVIIGLHKDNSTAYKPYKISVESKKIIEDLAKKQNLVLNVFGSAYALKDIDISKISTVLVSYENNDDSMTATANALNGKTKISGRLPVLVNDKLKPGMGIDLKAQSNN, from the coding sequence ATGAACAAATCCGTATTAAATTTACTCTTCATATTTATTCTTATCAGTTGTGCTACAAATGCTCAATACCAGCCTAAAAACACTTCAAAGGCCGATTTGGATAAAGCACAGCAGTGGGTAAACAAAACTTACAACAGTCTTTCACAAGACGAAAAGCTGGGACAACTTTTTATTGTTGCATTATATACCAATAAAGATGACAACCATATCAATCAGATAAGAAATATTGTCGTAAATGATAAAATCGGAGGTTTAATTCTGATGCAGGATGATGCTGCAAAAGAAATCAATCTGGTGAATGAATTCCAGCAAAAGTCTAAAGTACCATTAATGATCGGAATGGATGCGGAATGGGGCCTATACCAAAGAATTGCCGCAGCTCACAAATTCCCTTGGGCAATGACATTAGGAGCAATTCAGGACAAAAACCTGATTTATCAGATGGCTTCAAAAATTGCGGAAGATTGTAAAAGAATGGGCATCAACTGGGACTTTGCACCGGTTGTGGATGTAAACACCAATCCGAACAACCCTATCATTGGTAACCGAAGCTTTGGGTCTGAAGTTCAAAATGTAATTAATTCCGCTTCAGCGTATGCAAACGGTCTCCAGGATCACAATATTCTTGCTGCCATCAAACATTTTCCCGGACATGGAGATACCAGTACAGATTCGCATCTTGATCTTCCAGTTGTTTCACATAATTTAGAGAGACTTAATACCATTGAGCTTGCTCCATTCAAAGCTTTAATGAATAAAGGAATTGGTGGCGTAATGGTTGCTCACTTATATGTTCCAAACCTGGAATCTGGGAAAGGAATCCCGGCTTCGGTATCAAAGAATATCATTACCGGATTACTTAAAGAGAAATTAGGTTATAAAGGATTAATTATCACAGATGCCCTGAATATGGGAGCTGTAGCCAATAAATATAATCCGGGAGAATTGGACGCATTGGCTTTTAAAGCAGGAAATGACATCATGCTTTTTTCTCAAGGCGTAGCAGAGGGAAAAAAACTGATCCAGAAAGCCATTGACAACGGAGAAATACCACAATCAAGAGTAGAAGAAAGTGTAAAGAAAATTCTTTTGACAAAATATTTCTTAGGATTGGACAAATATTCTCCTAAAGACCCTGAAAATATCAACTTCGACTTAAATAATGATACCCATAAAACTTTAGTTCAGAATCTGTACTCAAATGCGTTGACTTTATTAAAGGATGATAAAAAACTACTTCCATTAAACGGAAAGCAAATATATTACATTCCATTGGAGGAAGCTCCTTATCAGACTTTCGCAACTCAATTAGGTTCAAATGTAATCCTTAAAAAATCAAACGAAATCAATACAATTCCAGCTAATTCAACAGTAATTATAGGACTTCACAAAGACAATTCTACAGCTTACAAACCTTATAAAATTTCAGTAGAATCCAAAAAGATTATTGAAGACTTAGCTAAAAAACAAAATTTAGTTCTGAATGTTTTCGGAAGTGCTTATGCGTTAAAAGACATTGATATCTCAAAAATTTCTACGGTATTGGTTTCTTATGAAAACAATGATGACTCTATGACGGCAACAGCAAATGCTCTTAACGGAAAAACAAAAATTTCAGGCAGACTTCCTGTTTTGGTAAATGACAAACTAAAACCTGGGATGGGAATTGACCTGAAAGCACAATCAAATAATTAG